A window of Palaemon carinicauda isolate YSFRI2023 chromosome 27, ASM3689809v2, whole genome shotgun sequence contains these coding sequences:
- the LOC137620896 gene encoding uncharacterized protein, producing the protein MRQSFILPHSARKFKGENTNILGNVAVSTVRKYLSKKLGFKKVVTRKKPLITAKHKVQRKEFVKEYGHWGVDEWKRVLFSHEATFLVSFGYCLKVWRSPRANPNDERLCQRGEKYPVGVMVWGYVGFGGVGELVVFEKNVRVNQQIYYALLNDVLETSFEETGCDTFQQDGARCRTTPLILY; encoded by the coding sequence ATGAGGCAGAGCTTCATCCTACCACACAGTGCACGTAAATTTAAGGGAGAAAACACAAACATTTTGGGAAACGTGGCTGTTAGCACTGTGCGCAAGTACCTTAGCAAAAAACTAGGTTTCAAGAAAGTTGTTACGCGGAAGAAGCCCCTTATTACTGCTAAACATAAGGTTCAAAGAAAGGAGTTTGTCAAGGAATATGGTCATTGGGGCGTAGATGAGTGGAAACGAGTGTTGTTTAGTCATGAAGCCACGTTCTTAGTTAGTTTTGGCTATTGTTTGAAAGTGTGGCGGAGTCCACGCGCCAATCCGAATGACGAAAGGCTTTGCCAAAGGGGTGAAAAGTACCCTGTGGGGGTAATGGTATGGGGTTATGTGGGTTTTGGTGGTGTTGGAGAGTTGGTTGTGTTTGAGAAGAACGTAAGGGTCAACCAACAAATTTATTATGCATTACTGAACGATGTTTTAGAGACGAGTTTTGAAGAGACTGGCTGCGACACTTTTCAACAGGACGGGGCACGTTgccgcacaactcctttgatcctTTATTGA